One genomic region from Apodemus sylvaticus chromosome 1, mApoSyl1.1, whole genome shotgun sequence encodes:
- the Atp4a gene encoding potassium-transporting ATPase alpha chain 1 isoform X2 encodes MGKAENYELYSVELGTGPGGDMAAKMSKKKGGGKKKEKLENMKKEMEINDHQLSVSELEQKYQTSATKGLRASLAAELLLRDGPNALRPPRGTPEYVKFARQLAGGLQCLMWVAAAICLIAFAIQASEGDLTTDDNLYLALALIAVVMVTGCFGYYQEFKSTNIIASFKNLVPQQATVIRDGDKFQINADQLVVGDLVEMKGGDRVPADIRILSAQGCKVDNSSLTGESEPQTRSPECTHESPLETRNIAFFSTMCLEGTAQGLVVSTGDRTIIGRIASLASGVENEKTPIAIEIEHFVDIIAGLAILFGATFFVVAMCIGYTFLRAMVFFMAIVVAYVPEGLLATVTVCLSLTAKRLASKNCVVKNLEAVETLGSTSVICSDKTGTLTQNRMTVSHLWFDNHIHTADTTEDQSGQTFDQSSETWRALCRVLTLCNRATFKAGQDAVPVPKRIVIGDASETALLKFSELTLGNAMGYRDRFPKVCEIPFNSTNKFQLSIHTLEDPRDSRHLLVMKGAPERVLERCSSILIKGQELPLDEQWREAFQTAYLSLGGLGERVLGFCQLYLNEKDYPPGYAFDVEAMNFPSSGLCFAGLVSMIDPPRATVPDAVLKCRTAGIRVIMVTGDHPITAKAIAASVGIISEGSETVEDIAARLRMPVDQVNKKDARACVINGMQLKDMDPSELVEALRTHPEMVFARTSPQQKLGAIVAVTGDGVNDSPALKKADIGVAMGIAGSDAAKNAADMILLDDNFASIVTGVEQGRLIFDNLKKSIAYTLTKNIPELTPYLIYITVSVPLPLGCITILFIELCTDIFPSVSLAYEKAESDIMHLRPRNPKRDRLVNEPLAAYSYFQIGAIQSFAGFADYFTAMAQEGWFPLLCVGLRPQWEDHHLQDLQDSYGQEWTFGQRLYQQYTCYTVFFISIEMCQIADVLIRKTRRLSAFQQGFFRNRILVIAIVFQVCIGCFLCYCPGMPNIFNFMPIRFQWWLVPMPFGLLIFVYDEIRKLGVRCCPGSWWDQELYY; translated from the exons ATGGGGAAGGCA GAGAATTATGAGTTGTACTCGGTGGAACTGGGGACTGGCCCTGGTGGAGACATGGCTGCCAAGATGAGCAAGAAGAAGGGGGGAggcaagaagaaggagaagctggagaacatgaagaaggagatggagatt AATGACCACCAGCTGTCAGTGTCTGAGCTGGAACAGAAGTACCAGACCAGTGCCACCAAG GGCCTGCGGGCGAGCCTAGCGGCTGAGCTGCTGCTGAGGGATGGACCCAATGCCCTCCGGCCACCTCGGGGCACTCCTGAGTACGTGAAGTTTGCCCGGCAGCTGGCAGGCGGTCTGCAGTGCCTCATGTGGGTGGCTGCTGCCATCTGCCTCATAGCCTTTGCCATCCAGGCCAGCGAGGGCGACCTGACCACTGATGATAAC CTGTACCTGGCGTTGGCACTCATCGCTGTGGTTATGGTCACTGGCTGTTTTGGCTACTACCAGGAGTTCAAAAGCACCAATATCATCGCCAGCTTCAAGAATCTTGTACCCCAG CAAGCCACCGTGATCCGAGACGGTGACAAGTTCCAGATCAACGCGGACCAGCTCGTGGTGGGCGATCTGGTGGAGATGAAAGGCGGGGACCGTGTGCCAGCAGACATCCGCATTCTGTCAGCCCAGGGCTGCAAAGTGGACAACTCCTCGCTCACTGGAGAGTCTGAACCGCAGACCCGCTCGCCCGAGTGTACACACGAGAGTCCCCTTGAGACCCGCAACATCGCCTTCTTCTCCACCATGTGTCTGGAGG GAACGGCGCAGGGCTTGGTGGTGAGCACCGGCGATCGCACCATCATCGGGCGCATCGCCTCGCTGGCCTCGGGTGTGGAAAACGAGAAGACTCCGATTGCGATTGAGATTGAACATTTTGTGGACATCATCGCCGGCCTGGCCATCCTTTTCGGCGCCACATTCTTTGTGGTGGCCATGTGTATCGGCTACACCTTCCTTCGGGCCATGGTCTTCTTCATGGCCATTGTGGTAGCCTATGTGCCTGAGGGGCTGCTGGCTACTGTCACA GTCTGCCTGTCACTGACGGCAAAGAGGCTGGCCAGTAAAAACTGCGTGGTGAAAAACCTGGAAGCAGTGGAGACCCTAGGTTCCACGTCAGTCATCTGCTCAGACAAGACAGGAACTCTCACTCAGAACCGCATGACGGTGTCTCATCTGTGGTTTGACAACCATATCCACACGGCGGACACCACAGAAGACCAGTCAg GGCAAACGTTCGACCAGTCCTCGGAGACGTGGCGGGCGCTGTGCCGCGTGCTAACCCTGTGCAACCGCGCTACCTTCAAGGCGGGCCAGGACGCCGTGCCGGTGCCCAAG CGCATCGTGATCGGAGACGCGTCAGAGACTGCGCTGCTCAAGTTCTCGGAGCTGACGTTGGGCAACGCCATGGGTTACCGGGACCGCTTCCCCAAAGTCTGCGAGATCCCCTTCAACTCCACCAACAAGTTCCAG CTGTCCATTCATACCCTGGAGGATCCGCGCGACTCCCGGCACCTGCTGGTGATGAAGGGCGCCCCTGAGCGCGTGCTGGAGCGTTGCAGCTCCATCCTCATCAAGGGCCAGGAGCTGCCCCTGGACGAGCAATGGCGTGAGGCCTTCCAGACAGCCTACCTCAGCCTGGGAGGCCTAGGTGAACGCGTTCTTG GTTTCTGCCAGCTCTACCTGAATGAGAAGGACTACCCACCTGGCTATGCCTTTGACGTGGAGGCCATGAACTTCCCGAGTAGTGGCCTCTGCTTTGCGGGACTTGTATCCATGATTGACCCTCCCCGGGCCACCGTTCCTGATGCCGTGCTCAAATGCCGCACGGCAGGCATCCGG GTGATCATGGTGACCGGTGACCATCCCATCACAGCCAAGGCCATCGCAGCCAGTGTGGGCATCATCTCGGAAGGCAGCGAGACAGTGGAAGACATTGCTGCCCGCCTCCGAATGCCTGTAGACCAGGTTAATAAGAA GGATGCCCGGGCCTGCGTGATCAATGGTATGCAGCTGAAGGACATGGACCCATCTGAGCTGGTAGAGGCACTCCGCACCCACCCTGAGATGGTGTTTGCTCGAACTAGTCCTCAGCAGAAGCTG GGTGCCATCGTGGCTGTAACAGGGGATGGTGTGAATGACTCGCCAGCCCTGAAGAAAGCTGACATTGGTGTAGCCATGGGCATTGCTGGCTCAGATGCTGCTAAAAATGCTGCTGACATGATCTTGCTGGATGACAACTTTGCTTCCATTGTGACGGGCGTGGAGCAGG GCCGACTGATCTTTGACAACCTGAAGAAATCCATCGCCTATACACTGACCAAGAACATTCCAGAACTGACACCCTACCTTATCTATATCACTGTCAGTGTGCCCCTACCCCTTGGGTGTATCACCATTCTCTTCATAGAACTCTGCACAGATATC TTTCCATCCGTGTCCCTGGCGTACGAGAAGGCCGAGAGTGACATCATGCACCTGCGTCCCCGGAACCCTAAGCGTGACCGGTTGGTCAACGAACCCCTGGCCGCTTACTCCTATTTCCAGATTG GTGCCATTCAGTCATTTGCCGGCTTTGCTGACTACTTCACGGCCATGGCCCAGGAGGGCTGGTTCCCTCTGTTGTGTGTGGGGCTGCGGCCACAATGGGAGGACCACCATCTACAAGATCTTCAAGACAGCTACGGCCAGGAATGG ACATTTGGTCAGCGCCTGTACCAGCAGTACACCTGTTACACCGTGTTCTTCATCAGCATTGAGATGTGCCAAATCGCCGATGTCCTCATCCGCAAGACGCGCCGCCTCTCTGCCTTCCAGCAGGGATTCTTCAG GAACAGGATCCTGGTGATCGCCATCGTGTTCCAGGTCTGCATTGGCTGCTTCCTGTGCTACTGCCCAGGGATGCCCAACATCTTCAACTTCATGCCTATCCG gTTCCAGTGGTGGCTGGTCCCCATGCCCTTTGGCCTTCTCATCTTTGTCTATGATGAGATCCGGAAACTTGGAGTTCGATGTTGCCCAGGGA gCTGGTGGGACCAGGAACTCTACTATTAG
- the Atp4a gene encoding potassium-transporting ATPase alpha chain 1 isoform X1, producing the protein MGKAENYELYSVELGTGPGGDMAAKMSKKKGGGKKKEKLENMKKEMEINDHQLSVSELEQKYQTSATKGLRASLAAELLLRDGPNALRPPRGTPEYVKFARQLAGGLQCLMWVAAAICLIAFAIQASEGDLTTDDNLYLALALIAVVMVTGCFGYYQEFKSTNIIASFKNLVPQQATVIRDGDKFQINADQLVVGDLVEMKGGDRVPADIRILSAQGCKVDNSSLTGESEPQTRSPECTHESPLETRNIAFFSTMCLEGTAQGLVVSTGDRTIIGRIASLASGVENEKTPIAIEIEHFVDIIAGLAILFGATFFVVAMCIGYTFLRAMVFFMAIVVAYVPEGLLATVTVCLSLTAKRLASKNCVVKNLEAVETLGSTSVICSDKTGTLTQNRMTVSHLWFDNHIHTADTTEDQSGQTFDQSSETWRALCRVLTLCNRATFKAGQDAVPVPKRIVIGDASETALLKFSELTLGNAMGYRDRFPKVCEIPFNSTNKFQLSIHTLEDPRDSRHLLVMKGAPERVLERCSSILIKGQELPLDEQWREAFQTAYLSLGGLGERVLGFCQLYLNEKDYPPGYAFDVEAMNFPSSGLCFAGLVSMIDPPRATVPDAVLKCRTAGIRVIMVTGDHPITAKAIAASVGIISEGSETVEDIAARLRMPVDQVNKKDARACVINGMQLKDMDPSELVEALRTHPEMVFARTSPQQKLVIVESCQRLGAIVAVTGDGVNDSPALKKADIGVAMGIAGSDAAKNAADMILLDDNFASIVTGVEQGRLIFDNLKKSIAYTLTKNIPELTPYLIYITVSVPLPLGCITILFIELCTDIFPSVSLAYEKAESDIMHLRPRNPKRDRLVNEPLAAYSYFQIGAIQSFAGFADYFTAMAQEGWFPLLCVGLRPQWEDHHLQDLQDSYGQEWTFGQRLYQQYTCYTVFFISIEMCQIADVLIRKTRRLSAFQQGFFRNRILVIAIVFQVCIGCFLCYCPGMPNIFNFMPIRFQWWLVPMPFGLLIFVYDEIRKLGVRCCPGSWWDQELYY; encoded by the exons ATGGGGAAGGCA GAGAATTATGAGTTGTACTCGGTGGAACTGGGGACTGGCCCTGGTGGAGACATGGCTGCCAAGATGAGCAAGAAGAAGGGGGGAggcaagaagaaggagaagctggagaacatgaagaaggagatggagatt AATGACCACCAGCTGTCAGTGTCTGAGCTGGAACAGAAGTACCAGACCAGTGCCACCAAG GGCCTGCGGGCGAGCCTAGCGGCTGAGCTGCTGCTGAGGGATGGACCCAATGCCCTCCGGCCACCTCGGGGCACTCCTGAGTACGTGAAGTTTGCCCGGCAGCTGGCAGGCGGTCTGCAGTGCCTCATGTGGGTGGCTGCTGCCATCTGCCTCATAGCCTTTGCCATCCAGGCCAGCGAGGGCGACCTGACCACTGATGATAAC CTGTACCTGGCGTTGGCACTCATCGCTGTGGTTATGGTCACTGGCTGTTTTGGCTACTACCAGGAGTTCAAAAGCACCAATATCATCGCCAGCTTCAAGAATCTTGTACCCCAG CAAGCCACCGTGATCCGAGACGGTGACAAGTTCCAGATCAACGCGGACCAGCTCGTGGTGGGCGATCTGGTGGAGATGAAAGGCGGGGACCGTGTGCCAGCAGACATCCGCATTCTGTCAGCCCAGGGCTGCAAAGTGGACAACTCCTCGCTCACTGGAGAGTCTGAACCGCAGACCCGCTCGCCCGAGTGTACACACGAGAGTCCCCTTGAGACCCGCAACATCGCCTTCTTCTCCACCATGTGTCTGGAGG GAACGGCGCAGGGCTTGGTGGTGAGCACCGGCGATCGCACCATCATCGGGCGCATCGCCTCGCTGGCCTCGGGTGTGGAAAACGAGAAGACTCCGATTGCGATTGAGATTGAACATTTTGTGGACATCATCGCCGGCCTGGCCATCCTTTTCGGCGCCACATTCTTTGTGGTGGCCATGTGTATCGGCTACACCTTCCTTCGGGCCATGGTCTTCTTCATGGCCATTGTGGTAGCCTATGTGCCTGAGGGGCTGCTGGCTACTGTCACA GTCTGCCTGTCACTGACGGCAAAGAGGCTGGCCAGTAAAAACTGCGTGGTGAAAAACCTGGAAGCAGTGGAGACCCTAGGTTCCACGTCAGTCATCTGCTCAGACAAGACAGGAACTCTCACTCAGAACCGCATGACGGTGTCTCATCTGTGGTTTGACAACCATATCCACACGGCGGACACCACAGAAGACCAGTCAg GGCAAACGTTCGACCAGTCCTCGGAGACGTGGCGGGCGCTGTGCCGCGTGCTAACCCTGTGCAACCGCGCTACCTTCAAGGCGGGCCAGGACGCCGTGCCGGTGCCCAAG CGCATCGTGATCGGAGACGCGTCAGAGACTGCGCTGCTCAAGTTCTCGGAGCTGACGTTGGGCAACGCCATGGGTTACCGGGACCGCTTCCCCAAAGTCTGCGAGATCCCCTTCAACTCCACCAACAAGTTCCAG CTGTCCATTCATACCCTGGAGGATCCGCGCGACTCCCGGCACCTGCTGGTGATGAAGGGCGCCCCTGAGCGCGTGCTGGAGCGTTGCAGCTCCATCCTCATCAAGGGCCAGGAGCTGCCCCTGGACGAGCAATGGCGTGAGGCCTTCCAGACAGCCTACCTCAGCCTGGGAGGCCTAGGTGAACGCGTTCTTG GTTTCTGCCAGCTCTACCTGAATGAGAAGGACTACCCACCTGGCTATGCCTTTGACGTGGAGGCCATGAACTTCCCGAGTAGTGGCCTCTGCTTTGCGGGACTTGTATCCATGATTGACCCTCCCCGGGCCACCGTTCCTGATGCCGTGCTCAAATGCCGCACGGCAGGCATCCGG GTGATCATGGTGACCGGTGACCATCCCATCACAGCCAAGGCCATCGCAGCCAGTGTGGGCATCATCTCGGAAGGCAGCGAGACAGTGGAAGACATTGCTGCCCGCCTCCGAATGCCTGTAGACCAGGTTAATAAGAA GGATGCCCGGGCCTGCGTGATCAATGGTATGCAGCTGAAGGACATGGACCCATCTGAGCTGGTAGAGGCACTCCGCACCCACCCTGAGATGGTGTTTGCTCGAACTAGTCCTCAGCAGAAGCTGGTGATTGTGGAGAGTTGTCAGCGACTG GGTGCCATCGTGGCTGTAACAGGGGATGGTGTGAATGACTCGCCAGCCCTGAAGAAAGCTGACATTGGTGTAGCCATGGGCATTGCTGGCTCAGATGCTGCTAAAAATGCTGCTGACATGATCTTGCTGGATGACAACTTTGCTTCCATTGTGACGGGCGTGGAGCAGG GCCGACTGATCTTTGACAACCTGAAGAAATCCATCGCCTATACACTGACCAAGAACATTCCAGAACTGACACCCTACCTTATCTATATCACTGTCAGTGTGCCCCTACCCCTTGGGTGTATCACCATTCTCTTCATAGAACTCTGCACAGATATC TTTCCATCCGTGTCCCTGGCGTACGAGAAGGCCGAGAGTGACATCATGCACCTGCGTCCCCGGAACCCTAAGCGTGACCGGTTGGTCAACGAACCCCTGGCCGCTTACTCCTATTTCCAGATTG GTGCCATTCAGTCATTTGCCGGCTTTGCTGACTACTTCACGGCCATGGCCCAGGAGGGCTGGTTCCCTCTGTTGTGTGTGGGGCTGCGGCCACAATGGGAGGACCACCATCTACAAGATCTTCAAGACAGCTACGGCCAGGAATGG ACATTTGGTCAGCGCCTGTACCAGCAGTACACCTGTTACACCGTGTTCTTCATCAGCATTGAGATGTGCCAAATCGCCGATGTCCTCATCCGCAAGACGCGCCGCCTCTCTGCCTTCCAGCAGGGATTCTTCAG GAACAGGATCCTGGTGATCGCCATCGTGTTCCAGGTCTGCATTGGCTGCTTCCTGTGCTACTGCCCAGGGATGCCCAACATCTTCAACTTCATGCCTATCCG gTTCCAGTGGTGGCTGGTCCCCATGCCCTTTGGCCTTCTCATCTTTGTCTATGATGAGATCCGGAAACTTGGAGTTCGATGTTGCCCAGGGA gCTGGTGGGACCAGGAACTCTACTATTAG
- the Tmem147 gene encoding transmembrane protein 147 isoform X2, which translates to MQRPMLFLATFFPTWEGGIYDFIGEFMKASVDVADLIGLNLVMSRNAGKGEYKIMVAALGWATAELIMSRCIPLWVGARGIEFDWKYIQMSIDSNISLVHYIVASAQVWMITRYDLYHTFRPAVLLLMFLSVYKAFVMETFVHLCSLGSWTALLARAVVTGLLALSTLALYVAVVNVHS; encoded by the exons ATGTTGTTCTTGGCCACTTTCTTCCCCACCTGGGAAGGGGGCATCTATGACTTCATTGGG GAATTCATGAAGGCCAGTGTGGATGTGGCAGACCTGATAGGCCTAAACCTTGTCATGTCCCGGAATGCAGGCAAGGGGGAGTACAAGATTATGGTTGCTGCCCTGGGCTGGGCCACTGCTGAACTCATTATGTCCCG CTGTATCCCTCTCTGGGTGGGAGCCCGAGGCATTGAATTTGACTGGAAATATATCCAGATGAGCATTGACTCCAACATCAGTCTG GTCCACTATATTGTCGCCTCGGCTCAGGTCTGGATGATAACACGCTATGACCTGTACCACACCTTCCGGCCTGCCGTTCTCCTCCTGATGTTCCTTAGTGTCTACAAGGCCTTTGTCATGGA GACCTTCGTCCACCTCTGCTCCCTGGGTAGCTGGACAGCCCTGCTCGCCCGGGCGGTCGTAACAGGACTGCTGGCCCTCAGCACGTTGGCCCTGTATGTTGCTGTTGTCAATGTGCACTCCTAG